Genomic DNA from Stigmatella erecta:
ACGACGCAGCACCTTTTCGAAGTTACCCGGATTGATTCGCCGGCCATCGCGTCGGCAACACCAGGAGATGTCATGGCCAAGGAGAAGTTCGAGCGAAACAAACCCCACGTGAACATCGGGACGATTGGACACGTGGACCACGGGAAGACGTCGCTGACGGCCGCCATCACCAAGGTGCTGGCCAAGACCGGCGGCGCCACGTTCCTGGCCTATGACCAGAT
This window encodes:
- a CDS encoding GTP-binding protein; translation: MAKEKFERNKPHVNIGTIGHVDHGKTSLTAAITKVLAKTGGATFLAYDQ